The following proteins come from a genomic window of Verrucomicrobiia bacterium:
- the glgP gene encoding alpha-glucan family phosphorylase: MAKPPLTASELTELTVGLNRLARNLWWTWNQEAQEIFSELSPRGWQNLYHNAVAVLHEISDYELKVRLQDHDFAERVRRVLAHFQAYLNEKNTWAAQHAPEFSAHPVAYFCAEFGFHETLPIAAGGLGVLAGDHAKAASDLGLGFVGVSLFYREGYFQQAINQDNWQTEYYANLNPRNLPMEPVLNARGEPLTGMVRIAMSEVLFQAWRVNVGRCVVYLLDTNLPENEPHFRDLTLRVYGGDSTTRIMQEILLGVGGVRLLRALGIQPSVFHMNEGHAAFLTLELIREKMAAGALFADALAATRQECIFTTHTPVEAGHDRFSPDLMSYVGQQFLHNLHLTLPELMALGRVHPEDPKEPFCMTVLALKCSRAANGVSELHGQVSRRMWHCLYPDRPVEEVPIGHITNGIHLLGWMKGPVRRFWRRKLTSVVEAGPTGGETTSFWVQKPPANWEEQINDPAFWQKMLDPHFISDEEIWALRYRLRRELIEFARRRLLIQGQRFTQRDFIEYDQLLNPDALTIGFARRFATYKRAPLIFQQFDNIVKLCKDKSRPIQFIFAGKAHPRDDEGKRFIQHIIHLSKFSDLKGHLVFIENYDVHVARQMVSGCDVWLNNPRRPLEASGTSGQKAGCHGCLNLSIMDGWWREGYDGTNGFAIGDDSHPDNVEEQDRRDAENLYKVLTTQVIPCFYNRDSAGLPRKWIQMIRRAMATLVPKYTTWRMVQEYVEKYYQIH, translated from the coding sequence GAGATATTTTCGGAGCTGTCGCCGCGCGGGTGGCAGAACTTGTATCACAACGCGGTGGCGGTGCTGCATGAGATTTCGGATTATGAGCTGAAGGTGCGGCTGCAGGATCACGATTTTGCGGAGCGGGTGCGGCGGGTGCTGGCGCATTTTCAGGCCTATTTGAATGAGAAGAACACCTGGGCGGCACAGCATGCGCCGGAGTTCAGCGCGCATCCGGTGGCGTATTTCTGCGCGGAGTTTGGTTTTCATGAGACGCTGCCGATAGCGGCGGGGGGTTTGGGGGTGCTGGCGGGGGATCATGCGAAGGCGGCGAGTGATTTGGGTCTGGGATTTGTGGGGGTGTCGCTGTTTTATCGGGAGGGGTATTTTCAGCAGGCGATCAACCAGGACAACTGGCAGACGGAGTACTACGCGAATTTGAATCCGCGGAATCTGCCGATGGAGCCGGTGTTGAACGCGCGTGGGGAGCCGCTGACGGGGATGGTGCGGATCGCGATGAGCGAGGTGTTGTTCCAGGCGTGGCGGGTGAATGTGGGGCGGTGCGTGGTGTATTTGCTGGACACGAATCTGCCGGAGAACGAGCCGCATTTTCGGGATTTGACGCTGCGGGTGTACGGGGGGGACAGCACGACGCGGATCATGCAGGAGATCTTGCTGGGGGTGGGGGGGGTGCGGTTGCTGCGGGCGCTGGGGATCCAGCCGTCGGTGTTTCACATGAACGAGGGGCATGCGGCGTTTTTGACGCTGGAGCTGATCCGGGAGAAGATGGCGGCGGGGGCGTTGTTTGCGGATGCGCTGGCGGCGACGCGGCAGGAGTGCATTTTCACGACGCACACGCCGGTGGAGGCGGGGCATGATCGGTTCAGTCCGGATTTGATGAGCTACGTGGGGCAGCAATTTTTGCACAATCTGCATTTGACGCTGCCGGAGCTGATGGCGCTGGGGCGGGTGCATCCGGAGGATCCGAAGGAGCCGTTTTGCATGACGGTGCTGGCGTTGAAGTGCTCGCGGGCGGCCAACGGGGTGAGCGAGCTGCACGGGCAGGTGAGCCGGCGGATGTGGCATTGTTTGTATCCGGACCGGCCGGTGGAGGAGGTGCCGATTGGGCACATCACCAACGGGATTCATTTGCTGGGGTGGATGAAGGGGCCGGTGCGGCGGTTTTGGCGGCGGAAATTGACGAGCGTGGTGGAGGCGGGGCCGACGGGGGGCGAGACCACGAGTTTCTGGGTGCAGAAGCCGCCGGCGAACTGGGAGGAGCAGATCAATGATCCGGCGTTCTGGCAGAAGATGCTGGATCCCCATTTTATTTCGGACGAGGAAATCTGGGCGTTGCGGTACCGGCTGCGGCGGGAGCTGATTGAATTTGCGCGGCGGCGGTTGTTGATCCAGGGGCAGCGTTTTACGCAGCGGGATTTTATTGAGTACGATCAACTGCTGAATCCGGATGCGCTGACGATAGGCTTTGCGCGGCGATTTGCGACGTACAAGCGGGCGCCGTTGATTTTCCAGCAGTTCGACAACATCGTCAAGCTGTGCAAGGACAAGTCGCGGCCAATCCAGTTTATTTTTGCGGGCAAGGCGCATCCGCGGGATGACGAGGGGAAGCGGTTTATTCAGCACATCATCCATTTGAGCAAGTTCAGCGATTTGAAGGGGCATCTGGTGTTCATTGAGAATTATGATGTGCATGTGGCGCGGCAGATGGTGTCGGGGTGTGATGTGTGGTTGAACAATCCGCGGCGGCCGCTGGAGGCCTCGGGGACGAGCGGGCAGAAGGCGGGGTGCCACGGGTGCCTGAATCTGAGCATCATGGATGGGTGGTGGCGGGAGGGGTATGACGGGACGAATGGATTTGCCATAGGGGATGATTCGCATCCGGACAATGTGGAGGAGCAGGATCGGCGGGACGCGGAGAATTTGTACAAGGTGCTGACGACGCAGGTGATTCCGTGTTTTTACAACCGGGATTCGGCGGGGCTGCCGCGCAAGTGGATTCAGATGATCCGGCGGGCCATGGCGACGCTGGTGCCCAAGTACACGACGTGGCGGATGGTGCAGGAGTACGTTGAAAAGTATTACCAAATCCACTGA